The genomic stretch GCCCAGGACGGCGCTGGCCATATTTGGCGTATTTCGGTAGTGTAAATAGTATCCCCCCAAGAGACACAGAGCTTGCAGACTCTCGATAGAAGCGGATCCAAAACTCTCAAGGCCAATGTGCTGTCGTACAGACTcatgatatatataactgCATCGGCTTCCTTCCTTGCTAGCAGCGTTTGATCTCACCACTAGTACCTACTACATAGAGCAAGTCAACCTACATCTTTTGAGCTCCACTTCAGTAAACTCTGCGGAACTGTGTCTCGTCGATTATAAGAGTAATAGAACTGGCAGTCTTCAAATACGCACCTATGCAGGCTACCTCATCGAGCATGCTAACCGGCGCTGATCCATTGGCTTCGCAAGGTCCTTGCGGATGCGAATATAATCTGTGCTGAAATTCCCAACGACATTTCTTCTGGTAGAGTTTCGTTCTCACGGTGGGCCGTCACTCAACAATGAGACGTAGGATAAACCTGACTGATGAGATCCTTAGACTGATCTGCTGTCGATCGAATGAGGTGACAGGCCATTGACATCATCGTAGACATTCGTTATATTCTTAGACAACTTCCGATTCTCCTCGAGCTGCCAGTTTCCATCGCTATGGTCGCTCTCTCTAATCACTGTGATATTTGGCTCAGCAGCGGCGGCGACATTCGGCGTCGAACCTTCAGCTAAAATCACTTGTAATAGCTCCTCGAGAGAGAGACGAACGAAGGTTTCTAAGGAACTAGAAGGGGAAAGCTTCTGCAAGATAATTCGCAGGTGGTTCACAGTCCGGATTAATCCTTCCGCTGACCTTGACCGAAGTCagtataaataatattaggACCGATGAAGCAATGTACTTGACGGAAACAGTTTTGTTTTCTGAACGGTGCGGAAATTCGCACCGTCCTTCTACCCTATACCACTTACAATTCCCACATAAAAGCTCACCATCACAGCGAATCTTCCGTCGGTGACACTCCACGCAAGATCGATTAATCTTTGACTAAGAATGGGTACATTTTCTGATATTTGAGCCTTGTGTAGCAGACTGCTAAGCAAAGTCACTAAGGCTATGGAACATATCGTTCTGCTAGTTGAGGAGTTGTATCCTTTTTAGATGCTGCATGTATTGTGAAAGATGTTCTGGGGTGGAAAGATGCCTGCAGCTTAGCATTGCTCTGTAAAGCACTTTAAGAGCATCAGAAATATCAATtgcccggatggtctagtggtatgattcgcGCTTAGGGTTCACCCAAAGCATTGACTGCGCGAGGtccccggttcgatcccgggttcgggcctttctttttttccttagCAAGGTAGCAAAAAATACTAGCAATAGTTGGCATCCCCTAAGATCGTTTAACTTCTAGTAGTATACGTACGGCAGGTGGTCTGATTAGTAGTTTAAGGTACGCCTGGACCATCAACTCAGCTATTATCGATCACAAAGTCTGTGCTGTGGTTATGTGATATCCGAGATTCTATAGTATCTCTTCCAACCAGCTCCACTGCATCTCATACTATTCTCAGCTGCTGGAATGGCTTTCCATTCACTATTGCATTTTGTCTATTTGTACTATTTGTTCTTTGGTTCACGATGGAATAACTCCATCCAGCTAGCTTTAAAATCATTCCTGTTTTCGCTTTAGCCCTGATGACGACAGCTAACTACTACCACTAAAGCTGGAGCCGGATGTCTACCTCAGATGCCGAGCTACTCCACGATATCTAGTTTCTAGAACAGTCCATATCTCGATAGATGTGTAATACGTACAAGTCAACTTCGTATACACGGGATTATGAAATATATCCGAGTCATTTGAGACTGCATAAACACCAGATGCTTATCATTATGTGAACCAAAAAGAGTATATACACATCTTGGCATGTTCCTCGCCCCGAGGCCCGTTGCCCGAGGCTAGTAGATCTTCTGGGTTGATGTGGACTGTTTCATGTATTTGGAATTCTGGAAAAGCGATGAGACCCGCAAGCCATGCTTTTTAGATCAACTTTAATCAATTCTTATTTTATGTGCACAAGATCACTAATCACCGACTACTAGTTTCCTAATTCCGCCCCCACCTCAACCCACGGATCAAATGATGGAGAGTCGATTACAGCGCGTTCAAACAGTCTGGAGTCTGGACTGAAAAGATGACAAAGATGACCAATCCGGTTAGCCGGAAGATGCATTTCCGTTGACGAAGTGTACCAAACAGGCAAATCACCCGCAgtatgatgatgacatgccGGCTCGGcgccttcctcctccgtcgcGCCCCTCACGTACCTTTTAGAACCTCATGATCGGTGTATAAAACCACGCCATTCCTACCTCGGAGCATGCGATCAACCCTATCGTCTGCGTCTATCGTCCTACGTGCTTTATCATCCCAGAAACCATTAATCTACTTCCTCGCGCATATAACCAGCCCTGTCGCAAAATCGCCGCGCaggtcttcttcaacgcTGTCAAGCTCCGCTAAGCTGCTActcaatcatcaacaacctcgtTTGAGCGCATTTCATACGCACACCATGGCTTCCGCAACcaccttcttcgactttgaGCCAGTTGACAGTACGTTTTGCTGATATCCTCCCTCCCAATCCCCTGTATCGCGCGCGTATGGGACTGATACTAACTGACCGCCACTCGAATAGAGAAAggctctccttttcccctcacCCCGCTCAAGGGCAAGaccatcctcgtcgtcaacACTGCCTCCAAGTGCGGCTTTACTCCCCAGTTCGAAGGTCTCGAGAAACTCTACCAGAAGCTGAAGTCCAAGTACCCCGAAGACTTTACTATCCTCGGATTCCCTTGCAACCAGTTCGGCGGCCAGGATCCCGGTTCCAACGATCAGATTCAAGACTTCTGCCAGCTGAACTACGGTGTTACATTCCCTGTGTTGGGCAAGCTGGATGTGAACGGAAACGAGGCCTCACCCTTGTGGACCTGGATGAAGGAGCAGCAACCCGGTCTGCTGGGCCTGAAGCGCGTCAAGTGGAACTTCGAAAAGTTCCTGATCTCGCCCGATGGCAAGGTCGTCGGTCGCTGGGCCAGTACCACCAAGCCCGAGTCACTCGAGGACACCATCGtcaaggagattgagaaggcaCAGAAGGCCGGAACTGCAGCTTCGGTTCAGGCTAAGGAGGGAGAGTCTGCTGAGCAGGCTAAGTTGTCGTAAATTAGTTTTTCGGGGATTAGGAGTCCATATGTTATACCATGCTTCGTTACATGTATGTTAATAGTGCTCGTTGTATGTACCTTTTTGTTTCGGGGCACTTCCAGCCCACTATCATGAGACTAATGTCATGAGATTATAAATTAATCGCCATTATGCATAGATCCACGTATTCTTGTGTTCATTCACAAACTAGGCGTTATCACTGCCTTTCGGGATCAGGTTCCGCAAAGAAAGGTCATAcacaacatcctcaacctTCTTGACCTGCACGGAAGTGTCAGCACTTATCCATCACATATTTCCTGTAATGGGTGAACTTACACTGTACTTAATTCCATCACTTCTCTTACGCAAGATATCGTTCTTCAGGTTCAAGAGCTGGAACCCGGCAAAcaaatccttgatgaaaCTGCCAATCTGGACCGGCCGTGCGTAATCACCAAGAGTGACCGAGTTGACAGCAAGACGAGACTA from Aspergillus oryzae RIB40 DNA, chromosome 1 encodes the following:
- a CDS encoding glutathione peroxidase (glutathione peroxidase); translated protein: MASATTFFDFEPVDKKGSPFPLTPLKGKTILVVNTASKCGFTPQFEGLEKLYQKLKSKYPEDFTILGFPCNQFGGQDPGSNDQIQDFCQLNYGVTFPVLGKLDVNGNEASPLWTWMKEQQPGLLGLKRVKWNFEKFLISPDGKVVGRWASTTKPESLEDTIVKEIEKAQKAGTAASVQAKEGESAEQAKLS